GAGTCGTCCGAGGCTGCGGGCTTACCCCGGCGGCAGGCTGCGGGGCGGCGGTGGGTGACGGCCGCGCCGGAGCCCGCGCCGGAGCTGTCCGACACCGAGTTGCGCGGCGCCCTGGAGGCGATCCTGCTGGTCGTCGACGAGCCGGTCAGTGAGCTGGTCCTGGCCCAGGTGCTGGAGCAGCCGGCGGAACGGGTCGGGCCTGTGCTGGACGAGATCGCCGCCGGCTACACCGCCGCCGGGCACGGGTTCGAGCTGCGCCGGGCGGCCGGCGGGTGGCGGCTGTACACCCGGCCGGAATACGCTACGTACGTTGAGCGGTTCGTGTTGGACGGGCAGTCCGTACGGCTGACCCAGGCGGCGTTGGAGACGCTCGCCGTGGTCGCCTACAAGCAGCCGGTGACCCGTTCGCGAATCTCAGCCATCCGGGGTGTGAACTGCGACGGGGTCATCCGTACGCTGGTCACCCGCGGCCTCGT
This portion of the Micromonospora zamorensis genome encodes:
- the scpB gene encoding SMC-Scp complex subunit ScpB, yielding MSDEDRRDSLADQAAAWVPPWERPRPPAAEPDTADVRSDITAPSPATDDLAAQPPVQEPESAALPGDLDPTEPGRTDLDRTEPGRAESGRAESDRGEPEPGEPVVGESSEAAGLPRRQAAGRRWVTAAPEPAPELSDTELRGALEAILLVVDEPVSELVLAQVLEQPAERVGPVLDEIAAGYTAAGHGFELRRAAGGWRLYTRPEYATYVERFVLDGQSVRLTQAALETLAVVAYKQPVTRSRISAIRGVNCDGVIRTLVTRGLVEECGTETDSGAFLYRTTTLFLEKLGLNTVDELPPLAPFLPDDVEELADATR